A part of Rhipicephalus microplus isolate Deutch F79 chromosome 8, USDA_Rmic, whole genome shotgun sequence genomic DNA contains:
- the LOC142768386 gene encoding uncharacterized protein LOC142768386, which yields MWSLGRLAGQDAYAIGGCTDRQEGDGVRTNMMVMRGGCRDHHHDDADLCWEPWGALPGRLIGMEAVVFRAEDARPSDPSAP from the coding sequence ATGTGGTCCCTTGGTCGACTCGCAGGCCAGGACGCGTACGCCATAGGCGGATGCACGGACCGCCAGGAAGGCGACGGCGTCCGCACGAACATGATGGTCATGCGCGGAGGCTGCAGGGACCACCACCACGACGACGCCGATCTGTGCTGGGAGCCGTGGGGCGCGCTGCCCGGCCGTCTCATCGGCATGGAAGCCGTCGTCTTCCGCGCCGAGGACGCCAGACCCAGCGACCCCAGCGCTCCGTAG